In one window of Meiothermus sp. DNA:
- the nagA gene encoding N-acetylglucosamine-6-phosphate deacetylase produces MTRLAGTLVTSNLAYLGQVEFDAHIKAIVPLASTEGVPSRYILPGFVDLHVHGGGGVDCMEGEAAVRQMARFHARHGTTALLATTVTAPLPDLESALEGIAAVVENPGPGEARVLGVHLEGPFISPQKLGAQPPYTLLPSLETMRRLLALAPIRVVTLAPELPGALELITFLKAEGVRVQQGHTEATYAQAKAGFEAGAQGFTHFYNAMTPLHHREPGVVGLALERAEWAEIIPDGLHVHPAAVRAAWKSIPRTYTVTDAVAAAGMLEGEYRLGRHKVYKKDQGVYLADGTLAGSALTLDKAVQNLRGWGFAWPEVVRMTSGLAAQYIGWEAGLEVGMPADLVVLDEQLRVLEVYIRGQKLREVA; encoded by the coding sequence ATGACACGATTGGCAGGAACCCTCGTCACCTCCAACCTGGCCTACCTAGGCCAGGTAGAGTTTGATGCACACATCAAAGCCATTGTTCCACTCGCTTCTACCGAGGGTGTTCCTTCGCGCTACATCCTGCCGGGGTTTGTGGATCTGCACGTGCATGGGGGAGGGGGCGTGGACTGCATGGAAGGGGAGGCCGCGGTGCGGCAGATGGCCCGCTTCCACGCCCGGCACGGCACGACGGCCCTGCTGGCCACCACCGTCACGGCACCACTGCCCGACCTCGAGAGCGCCCTTGAGGGCATTGCTGCCGTGGTGGAGAACCCCGGTCCCGGCGAGGCGCGGGTGCTGGGGGTGCACCTCGAAGGCCCCTTCATCAGCCCGCAAAAACTGGGCGCCCAGCCACCCTACACCCTGCTCCCAAGCCTGGAAACCATGCGACGGCTGCTCGCTTTGGCCCCCATCCGGGTGGTCACGCTGGCCCCCGAACTGCCGGGGGCGCTCGAGCTGATAACCTTCCTCAAAGCTGAGGGGGTGCGGGTGCAACAGGGCCATACAGAAGCGACCTATGCTCAGGCCAAAGCAGGTTTTGAGGCCGGAGCCCAGGGTTTTACGCACTTTTACAACGCCATGACCCCCCTGCACCACCGCGAGCCGGGCGTGGTGGGGCTGGCCCTCGAGCGCGCCGAATGGGCCGAAATCATCCCCGATGGGCTGCACGTCCACCCGGCGGCGGTTCGCGCAGCCTGGAAGTCCATTCCCCGCACCTATACCGTCACCGACGCGGTTGCGGCAGCTGGGATGCTCGAGGGAGAATACCGTCTGGGTCGTCATAAAGTCTACAAAAAGGATCAGGGGGTCTACCTGGCCGATGGCACCCTGGCCGGAAGCGCCCTCACCCTGGATAAGGCCGTCCAGAACCTACGCGGCTGGGGTTTTGCCTGGCCCGAGGTGGTACGGATGACCTCAGGGCTTGCCGCACAGTACATCGGATGGGAGGCCGGCCTGGAAGTGGGTATGCCCGCCGACCTGGTGGTACTGGACGAGCAACTTCGGGTGCTGGAAGTTTATATTCGGGGTCAGAAGCTGAGGGAAGTTGCATGA
- a CDS encoding SIS domain-containing protein, whose amino-acid sequence MKAVDTKMFKEAHQAPAVVEQALRENKSEMELLGTFLRRHTPPFVLTVARGSSDHAALYGKYLIESLLGLVCSSAIPSVHTVYGQRLALHRALVVSISQSGQSPDLIEVTRQARRDGALTLALVNQENSPLAQAAEVVLPLWAGPEEAVAATKSYLATLASLAQLVAAWAEDKPLKEALAMLPEALYKAAHANWQAGLGALVEADNGLVVGRGYAFAVANELALKLKETSAFHAEALSGAELLHGPVALVEPDFPLLVLVPRDKPLPSMVGLLENLRGKGGHLLVASSEAEALDLAHTPLPLPTKVHPVLDSILLAQAFYPFAAELSVARGLNPDAPRNLSKVTRTR is encoded by the coding sequence ATGAAGGCAGTCGATACCAAAATGTTCAAGGAGGCTCACCAGGCGCCCGCTGTGGTGGAACAAGCCCTGCGGGAAAACAAGAGCGAAATGGAACTTCTGGGCACCTTTTTGCGCCGCCATACCCCGCCTTTTGTGCTCACGGTCGCCCGGGGCAGCTCCGACCACGCCGCCCTTTACGGCAAGTACCTCATCGAAAGCCTCCTGGGGCTGGTCTGTTCTTCGGCCATCCCCTCGGTGCACACGGTCTACGGTCAACGCCTGGCCCTGCACCGGGCCCTGGTGGTGAGCATCTCGCAGTCGGGGCAGAGCCCCGACCTGATCGAGGTGACCCGCCAGGCCCGGCGCGACGGCGCTCTTACGCTGGCCCTGGTCAACCAGGAAAACTCGCCCCTGGCCCAGGCCGCCGAGGTGGTGCTGCCGCTGTGGGCCGGGCCCGAAGAAGCCGTGGCCGCCACCAAGAGCTACCTGGCCACCCTGGCCTCGTTGGCGCAGCTGGTGGCTGCCTGGGCCGAGGACAAGCCCCTCAAGGAGGCCCTGGCCATGCTGCCCGAGGCCCTTTATAAAGCGGCCCATGCCAACTGGCAGGCGGGTCTGGGGGCCCTGGTGGAGGCCGATAATGGCCTGGTGGTGGGGCGCGGCTATGCCTTTGCTGTGGCCAACGAGCTCGCCCTCAAGCTCAAGGAAACCAGCGCCTTCCACGCCGAGGCCCTGTCGGGGGCCGAACTGCTCCATGGCCCGGTGGCCCTGGTGGAGCCCGATTTTCCCTTGCTGGTACTGGTGCCCAGGGACAAGCCCCTGCCCAGCATGGTGGGTTTGCTGGAAAACCTGCGGGGTAAAGGGGGTCACCTGCTGGTGGCCTCCTCCGAGGCTGAGGCCCTGGATCTGGCCCACACCCCCCTGCCGCTGCCCACCAAGGTACACCCGGTGCTGGACTCAATTTTGCTGGCCCAGGCGTTCTATCCCTTTGCCGCCGAGCTTTCGGTGGCCCGGGGCCTCAACCCCGATGCGCCGCGCAATCTGTCCAAAGTGACGCGGACACGGTAG
- a CDS encoding 3-hydroxyacyl-CoA dehydrogenase family protein — MEIRKIGVIGAGQMGAGIAQVAAQAGYQVVLRDLETSFLERGLSSIKRSIGKLLEKGKLDQSAHDAALERIKTTTQLADLKDCDLIVEAIVEDEPTKLELFRELDSIVKSEAILASNTSSIPITRLASATRRPERFIGMHFMNPVPLMELVEVIRGYLTDQATTQAVLDAARRMGKTPVEVNDYPGFVSNRVLLPMLNEAIQCVMEGVATPEAIDQVMKLGMNHPMGPLTLADFIGLDTCLSIMEVLHRGLGDDKYRPSPLLRKMVQAGLLGRKSGRGFYRYDEKGNKIG; from the coding sequence ATGGAAATTCGTAAGATTGGTGTAATCGGTGCAGGGCAGATGGGGGCCGGCATTGCCCAGGTGGCGGCTCAGGCGGGCTACCAGGTGGTGTTGCGCGACCTCGAGACCTCCTTCCTCGAGCGCGGCCTCAGCAGTATCAAGCGCTCCATCGGAAAGCTCTTGGAAAAGGGCAAGCTCGACCAGAGCGCGCACGATGCCGCGCTGGAACGGATAAAAACTACCACCCAGCTGGCCGACCTCAAGGACTGCGACCTGATCGTTGAGGCCATTGTGGAGGACGAGCCCACCAAGCTCGAGCTCTTCCGTGAGCTTGACTCAATCGTAAAGTCCGAGGCTATTCTGGCCTCCAACACCTCCTCCATTCCCATTACCCGGCTGGCCTCGGCCACCCGCAGGCCCGAGCGCTTTATCGGGATGCACTTCATGAACCCGGTGCCGCTGATGGAACTTGTGGAGGTCATCCGGGGCTATCTGACCGACCAGGCCACCACCCAGGCTGTGCTGGACGCGGCCCGACGGATGGGCAAAACCCCGGTGGAGGTCAACGACTACCCCGGTTTCGTTTCCAACCGGGTGCTTTTGCCCATGCTCAACGAGGCCATCCAGTGTGTGATGGAAGGGGTGGCCACCCCGGAGGCCATAGACCAGGTCATGAAGCTGGGCATGAACCACCCCATGGGCCCCCTCACCCTGGCCGACTTCATTGGCCTGGACACCTGCCTCTCCATTATGGAGGTGCTGCACCGGGGCCTGGGCGACGATAAATACCGCCCCTCGCCCCTGCTGCGCAAGATGGTGCAGGCCGGGCTTTTGGGGCGTAAGAGCGGGCGGGGCTTCTACCGCTACGACGAAAAGGGCAACAAGATCGGATGA
- a CDS encoding VOC family protein, which translates to MTRLDHLVLAARTLGEGLQYVQDTLGLELPPAGGKHPLMGTHNRLLNLGNGAYLEIIAIDPEAPPPAQHRWFDLDRFTGAPRLRTWVARTEDLARYQGFGLGPAREARRGELEWHITLPEDGRLHWGGVVPYLIQWGLRHPTHTLPNVGCRLVELVLFHPEAEAVARVLQKLDLELNQIRLEPAPKPELRAFVQTPGGLQLLR; encoded by the coding sequence ATGACCCGGCTGGATCACCTGGTGCTGGCGGCCAGGACCCTGGGAGAGGGGCTGCAGTACGTTCAGGATACCCTGGGGCTGGAGCTACCGCCCGCCGGAGGCAAGCACCCCTTGATGGGCACGCACAACCGTTTGCTGAACCTGGGCAACGGGGCCTATCTGGAAATCATCGCCATCGACCCCGAAGCCCCTCCGCCCGCCCAGCACCGTTGGTTCGACCTCGACCGCTTTACCGGGGCCCCGCGCCTGCGTACCTGGGTGGCCCGCACCGAGGATTTAGCGCGCTATCAGGGGTTTGGTCTGGGCCCGGCGCGGGAGGCCCGTAGGGGAGAACTGGAATGGCACATCACCCTCCCCGAAGATGGGCGCCTGCACTGGGGCGGGGTGGTGCCTTACCTGATTCAGTGGGGCCTGCGCCACCCTACCCATACCCTGCCGAACGTGGGCTGCCGCCTGGTGGAACTGGTGCTCTTTCACCCGGAGGCGGAAGCGGTTGCGCGGGTGCTGCAAAAGCTAGATCTCGAGCTGAACCAGATTCGCCTCGAGCCCGCTCCAAAGCCCGAGCTGAGGGCCTTTGTCCAGACCCCTGGAGGCTTACAGCTGCTGCGGTAG
- a CDS encoding DUF4032 domain-containing protein, which translates to MELERQAQLEAEALSRRVLIHDILRRLRGKDNDLLPYSAVSELRPKGESYRGLQTIEVDKIIGTVDRYGDFDAEFMPKEPFTLERWTKLRQAQLEGTEFPPIHVYKVGDIYFVKDGNHRTALAKAQGQHYIDAYVTELDVPVDLDPDDTLKDVILKGEYAEFLAKTRLPELRPGHEPILFSKAGRYDVLLDHIHTHQYFMGLNQKRSISWEEAVTDWYDNLYLPTILEIRENGVMKNFPGRTEADLYLWISDHRYYLSQALGHDVGPEEATLSARRQAQKGPLSRLVDRLGSWLSHLAAQRKPSTTQKTLEG; encoded by the coding sequence ATGGAATTAGAGCGCCAAGCCCAATTGGAAGCAGAGGCTCTGTCGCGCCGCGTATTAATCCACGACATCCTGCGCCGCTTGCGCGGCAAAGACAACGATTTACTGCCTTACAGTGCGGTTTCAGAGTTGCGACCCAAAGGGGAGTCGTACAGGGGGTTACAAACCATCGAGGTAGACAAAATTATCGGCACCGTAGATCGCTACGGCGACTTCGACGCCGAGTTCATGCCCAAAGAACCTTTTACCCTGGAGCGCTGGACCAAGCTGCGCCAGGCCCAGCTCGAGGGCACCGAGTTTCCCCCCATTCATGTTTACAAGGTAGGCGATATATATTTTGTCAAGGATGGCAACCACCGCACCGCCCTGGCTAAAGCCCAGGGCCAGCACTACATAGACGCCTATGTGACCGAGCTGGATGTGCCGGTAGACCTAGACCCCGACGATACCCTTAAGGATGTGATTTTGAAGGGCGAGTACGCTGAGTTTCTGGCGAAAACCCGGCTGCCCGAGTTGCGCCCGGGCCACGAGCCCATCCTGTTCAGCAAGGCCGGACGCTACGACGTACTGCTCGACCACATCCACACCCATCAGTACTTCATGGGCCTCAACCAGAAGCGCTCTATAAGCTGGGAAGAAGCCGTCACCGACTGGTACGACAACCTCTACCTGCCCACCATTCTGGAAATCCGCGAAAACGGGGTGATGAAGAATTTCCCGGGCCGCACCGAGGCCGACCTGTACCTGTGGATTTCCGACCACCGCTACTACTTATCGCAGGCCCTCGGCCATGATGTAGGCCCTGAAGAAGCCACCCTTTCGGCTCGCCGGCAGGCACAAAAAGGCCCCTTGAGCCGGCTGGTAGACCGGCTGGGTTCCTGGCTGTCGCACCTGGCCGCCCAGCGCAAGCCCTCGACAACCCAAAAGACCCTCGAGGGGTGA
- a CDS encoding DUF4127 family protein codes for MRFVVFALMCLLPLAWAYTEGVIYIPLDDRPPNWSPCTWKLVDCPPRTLYQGRDGVNPQDLLNWLQEQPGRTLIVSLDALVYGGLVQSRSSALALHEALDRLEVLFRWRERTNAQVLAFGVIPRHPDATNRERNLALLRNLANGFVYVEAPWDDALPGSPAVAEAATLPIPTRPGADEAGQVLLLRALNPGVRVRVLYDNPQAAPQVTRYDGIPLQESVARLLASAGAVLVDSQPDLVLMVYTGGDPRRGVLTVLRGLREAPVAVADIARVNRGDASLVRYLVALDLYRDLAAYAAWGTPANNLGTALAQGGLFAVSLCQKAGNPPTACQEWRSRALAQAYLEFLWGEIGRPWVRARFPEPLTEEAARYVFEQLQSEPTPHLRLGQLQPTGLIFPWRRSFEAEWQFRLEPVDQTQR; via the coding sequence ATGCGCTTTGTTGTATTTGCATTGATGTGCTTGTTGCCACTGGCCTGGGCCTACACCGAAGGGGTAATATATATTCCTCTGGATGACCGGCCACCCAACTGGTCGCCCTGCACCTGGAAGTTGGTAGATTGCCCGCCTAGAACGCTTTACCAGGGTCGGGATGGCGTAAATCCGCAGGATCTCTTGAATTGGCTGCAAGAACAGCCGGGTCGCACGCTGATTGTCAGCCTGGACGCGCTGGTATACGGCGGGCTGGTGCAGAGCCGCAGTTCTGCCCTGGCCTTGCACGAGGCTCTGGATCGCCTGGAAGTGCTGTTCCGCTGGCGGGAGCGCACCAATGCACAGGTGCTGGCCTTTGGTGTGATTCCAAGACATCCCGATGCTACCAACCGCGAGCGAAACCTGGCGCTGTTGCGCAACCTGGCTAATGGCTTTGTGTACGTCGAAGCGCCCTGGGACGATGCTTTGCCCGGCTCGCCCGCTGTGGCCGAGGCCGCTACGCTGCCCATTCCGACCCGGCCTGGGGCCGACGAAGCCGGACAGGTTTTGTTGTTGCGGGCGCTGAATCCGGGAGTGCGGGTGCGGGTGCTCTACGACAATCCTCAGGCGGCCCCGCAGGTTACGCGCTACGACGGGATTCCCTTGCAGGAATCCGTAGCACGCTTGCTGGCCTCGGCGGGAGCGGTGCTGGTGGACAGCCAGCCCGATCTGGTGCTCATGGTCTACACCGGAGGAGACCCCCGACGGGGGGTTCTAACCGTATTGCGCGGCTTGCGCGAGGCCCCGGTAGCGGTGGCCGATATTGCCCGGGTCAACCGGGGCGATGCTTCGCTGGTACGGTATCTGGTGGCACTGGACCTCTACCGCGATCTGGCGGCGTACGCTGCGTGGGGAACCCCCGCCAACAATCTGGGGACTGCTTTAGCCCAGGGGGGCTTGTTTGCGGTTTCCCTTTGCCAGAAAGCTGGAAATCCTCCGACCGCATGCCAGGAATGGCGCAGCCGTGCCCTGGCCCAGGCCTACCTCGAGTTTCTTTGGGGAGAGATAGGCCGGCCCTGGGTGCGTGCCCGCTTTCCCGAACCCCTCACCGAGGAGGCCGCCCGCTACGTTTTTGAGCAATTACAATCTGAACCTACTCCACACTTGAGGCTGGGGCAACTTCAGCCAACGGGTCTGATATTCCCCTGGAGACGCAGCTTTGAAGCCGAATGGCAATTCCGACTGGAGCCGGTCGATCAAACGCAACGTTGA
- a CDS encoding HD domain-containing phosphohydrolase — protein sequence MSVPYQGMLALLRELVSSPDLESLVTAALEGALRLIPGAQAGSVLLRQGNFYRFVAMRVHNIPLPRYSLSLEDELRWYGASLEDALLARPNIVQVRPELSGLVAQDRQTLHQIYWSLNVPIPLNGKVEAWLCLDRLEAAPFSSEALPLAQELGSSLGVVLQTLKERQNTQARLEREERLARVLGILSTFRETELLWQSLPHLILEILGEERAVTLRRVGDELRVFAALNWDEALGLTVPRGKGVSWLALEERTVQMVRMDDPRLHLNVVTDPADFAAFVPVQDAHGEGFGVVVAYSKYPFEPEDAAVLESFGRGVGQVLARLEAQAAQERELARLQTLTHISQRLTAAQTTEELLQQIVREALEQTKASTSLVTLYRPKDDVLEVVAAAGHAAEQAAGTRHPRGKGLAWRVLEHRGTLYLPDASIESSAVFTSGSRVKAAYLGVLLGDPEGRTVGVLSVDTAGTGGAIQLQDRYALEALARVAGVMLSRLQALEQAYQQTDNYRALVQMSTDLEMLDDPQAMAQRAIETLLSLTGLHAGGVFRFVAGSEDPQSGHLELQVRHGRYGLGELLSYLDILPVRIGEGFMGKALATGQTQLLDDYQTWEGAWPRFKNLALRTAVTTPLQVRGQPHGALTLASFHHKVAISDENISLLEAVARRLERAWERVRHLEEITRTREDALRALGLGLELRDLETKGHTDRVVALSEALGRRLGFGDLEGLRMGAYLHDLGKLAIPDSILLKPGTLTDAEWRIMQSHCDIGFGMLENLGFLSQTARNIVRYHHERIDGSGYPFGLTRDEIPLEARLFAVVDVYDALLQSRPYKAAWSQQDALRELRKQAGDTLDARIAQEFIALISEQVQTRK from the coding sequence ATGAGCGTTCCATATCAGGGCATGCTGGCCCTCCTGCGAGAACTGGTGAGCAGCCCAGATCTGGAGTCGCTTGTAACGGCGGCCCTCGAGGGGGCCTTGCGCTTGATTCCCGGGGCTCAGGCTGGCTCTGTCTTGCTGCGGCAAGGTAACTTTTATCGTTTTGTGGCCATGCGAGTCCACAACATTCCTTTGCCCCGTTACTCCCTGAGCCTTGAAGATGAGCTGCGCTGGTATGGGGCCAGCCTTGAAGATGCGCTCTTGGCCCGGCCCAACATTGTGCAGGTTCGGCCCGAGCTGAGCGGGCTTGTTGCCCAAGACCGGCAGACCCTGCACCAGATTTACTGGTCACTGAATGTACCCATACCGCTCAATGGCAAGGTAGAAGCCTGGCTCTGCCTCGACCGTCTCGAAGCGGCTCCGTTCTCTTCGGAGGCCTTGCCCCTGGCCCAGGAGTTGGGCTCTAGCCTGGGGGTGGTGTTGCAGACCCTGAAAGAGCGGCAAAACACCCAGGCTCGCCTCGAGCGCGAAGAACGGCTGGCCCGGGTACTGGGGATTCTTTCCACCTTTCGCGAAACAGAGCTATTGTGGCAGTCGTTGCCCCATCTGATTTTAGAGATACTGGGCGAGGAGCGGGCAGTGACCTTACGGCGGGTAGGTGATGAGCTCCGGGTATTTGCGGCCTTGAACTGGGATGAGGCGCTGGGTCTTACCGTGCCCCGGGGTAAAGGGGTTTCGTGGCTAGCCCTCGAGGAACGAACCGTCCAGATGGTGCGAATGGATGATCCCCGATTACATCTGAATGTAGTCACAGACCCTGCAGATTTTGCGGCCTTTGTGCCTGTGCAGGATGCCCACGGCGAGGGTTTCGGTGTGGTGGTTGCATATTCAAAATACCCGTTCGAACCGGAGGATGCCGCCGTGCTGGAATCGTTTGGCCGGGGCGTTGGGCAGGTGCTGGCACGGCTGGAAGCCCAGGCTGCTCAGGAGCGCGAGCTAGCCCGCTTACAAACCCTGACCCACATCAGCCAGCGTTTGACCGCTGCACAAACCACCGAAGAGCTGCTGCAACAGATTGTGCGAGAAGCCCTGGAGCAGACCAAAGCCTCGACCAGCCTGGTCACGCTTTACCGCCCCAAAGACGATGTGCTCGAGGTGGTGGCAGCGGCAGGTCATGCCGCCGAACAGGCCGCAGGCACCCGTCATCCACGGGGTAAGGGTTTGGCCTGGCGGGTGCTGGAACACCGCGGTACCTTGTATTTGCCTGATGCCTCAATAGAATCCAGCGCGGTTTTTACCTCTGGTAGTCGGGTCAAAGCAGCCTATCTGGGGGTGCTGCTGGGCGACCCGGAGGGGCGAACCGTGGGGGTGCTATCGGTGGATACGGCTGGGACAGGGGGGGCGATACAGCTTCAGGATCGCTATGCCCTGGAGGCACTGGCCAGGGTGGCGGGGGTGATGCTTTCACGTTTGCAAGCCCTCGAGCAGGCCTACCAGCAAACCGATAACTACCGGGCGCTGGTGCAGATGTCCACCGACCTGGAGATGCTGGATGACCCGCAGGCCATGGCTCAGCGGGCCATCGAAACCTTGCTGAGCCTGACGGGTTTACATGCAGGAGGGGTTTTTCGCTTCGTGGCCGGTAGTGAAGATCCACAAAGCGGTCATCTAGAACTTCAGGTACGGCATGGACGCTACGGACTGGGTGAGCTGCTAAGCTATCTTGACATCCTGCCGGTGCGCATAGGAGAAGGCTTCATGGGCAAGGCCCTGGCAACCGGCCAGACCCAGCTACTCGACGACTATCAAACCTGGGAAGGCGCCTGGCCCAGATTCAAGAATCTGGCGCTGCGCACGGCCGTCACCACCCCCCTACAGGTTCGGGGCCAGCCGCATGGGGCCCTGACCCTGGCCAGTTTTCACCACAAGGTGGCGATTTCAGATGAAAATATCTCGCTCCTGGAGGCGGTGGCGCGGCGGTTGGAACGGGCCTGGGAACGTGTGCGACACCTGGAAGAGATCACCCGTACCCGCGAGGATGCCCTGCGCGCGCTGGGACTGGGTCTGGAGTTGCGCGACCTCGAGACCAAGGGGCACACCGACCGGGTGGTGGCCCTGAGCGAAGCCCTGGGGCGGCGCCTGGGCTTTGGTGACCTCGAGGGCCTTCGCATGGGGGCCTACCTGCACGACCTGGGTAAGCTGGCCATCCCGGACTCAATTTTGCTCAAACCCGGCACCCTCACCGATGCCGAGTGGCGCATCATGCAAAGCCACTGCGATATTGGGTTTGGCATGCTGGAAAACCTGGGGTTCTTGTCCCAGACGGCCCGCAACATCGTGCGCTACCACCACGAGCGGATCGATGGCTCCGGCTATCCCTTTGGCCTGACCCGCGATGAGATTCCCCTCGAGGCCCGTCTTTTTGCCGTAGTAGATGTGTACGATGCCCTGCTGCAGTCGCGCCCCTATAAGGCTGCCTGGAGCCAGCAAGATGCCCTGCGTGAGCTGCGCAAACAAGCGGGTGATACCCTCGATGCCCGTATCGCGCAGGAATTTATCGCCCTGATTAGCGAGCAAGTGCAAACCCGAAAATAG
- the metK gene encoding methionine adenosyltransferase: MKLQRLVTSESVTEGHPDKLADRISDAVLDAILAEDAEARVACETLVTTGLVMVAGEITTKSYVDIPRLVRQTVLEVGYTRAKYGFDGDTCAVLTAIDEQSPDIAGGVNESWEWRVLGSRDEFDRVGAGDQGLMFGYATDETPELMPLPISLAHRLTRRLAEARKTGEIPYLRPDGKAQVTVVYEGQKPLYVGTALVSTQHSEEVETDQIQHDIRTLVIEKAIPEQYLSKETQYLVNPSGKFVIGGPHGDTGLTGRKIIVDTYGGAVPHGGGAFSGKDPTKVDRSAAYYARYIAKNIVSAGLAKRALIELAYAIGKARPVGMRVETFGTGMVPDEKLTEAAQKVFDARPRAIIENLNLRRPIYTATSAYGHFGREGFPWENTDKVEALRQLLP; encoded by the coding sequence ATAAAGTTGCAACGACTGGTAACTTCGGAATCGGTGACGGAAGGGCACCCCGACAAACTGGCCGACCGCATTTCTGATGCGGTGCTGGATGCGATTCTGGCCGAGGATGCCGAGGCCAGGGTGGCCTGCGAAACCCTGGTGACCACAGGCTTGGTGATGGTAGCAGGCGAGATTACCACCAAGAGCTATGTGGACATTCCCCGCCTGGTGCGCCAGACCGTGCTCGAGGTGGGCTATACCCGGGCCAAATACGGCTTCGATGGCGATACCTGTGCGGTGCTTACGGCCATAGACGAGCAGTCGCCCGACATTGCCGGCGGGGTCAACGAGTCCTGGGAGTGGCGGGTGCTGGGCTCGCGGGACGAGTTCGACCGGGTGGGTGCGGGCGATCAGGGCCTGATGTTTGGCTACGCCACCGACGAGACCCCTGAACTAATGCCGCTGCCCATCTCGCTGGCCCACCGTCTGACCAGGCGGCTGGCCGAAGCCCGTAAAACCGGCGAAATCCCCTACCTGCGCCCTGATGGTAAGGCCCAGGTGACCGTGGTTTATGAGGGTCAGAAGCCGCTGTATGTGGGTACGGCCCTGGTTTCCACCCAGCACTCCGAAGAGGTTGAGACCGACCAGATCCAGCACGACATTCGCACCCTGGTCATCGAAAAGGCCATTCCGGAGCAGTACCTGAGCAAGGAAACCCAGTACCTGGTGAACCCCTCGGGCAAGTTTGTGATTGGCGGGCCACACGGCGACACCGGCCTGACCGGGCGCAAGATAATCGTGGATACCTACGGGGGTGCGGTTCCTCACGGTGGGGGGGCCTTTAGCGGTAAAGACCCCACCAAGGTAGACCGCTCGGCAGCCTACTACGCCCGTTACATCGCCAAGAATATTGTGTCAGCCGGGCTGGCCAAACGTGCGCTCATCGAGCTGGCCTATGCCATCGGCAAAGCCCGCCCGGTGGGCATGCGGGTCGAGACCTTCGGCACAGGTATGGTGCCCGATGAAAAGCTGACCGAAGCTGCCCAAAAAGTCTTTGATGCCCGTCCCAGGGCCATCATCGAGAACCTCAACCTGCGCCGCCCCATCTACACCGCCACCTCGGCCTATGGCCATTTTGGCCGCGAGGGCTTCCCCTGGGAAAACACCGATAAGGTTGAGGCGCTTCGCCAGCTTCTGCCATAA
- a CDS encoding GntR family transcriptional regulator, producing MAHFQRPHSVREAAYAHLRGAILAGSLLPGTRISEPGLAQELGISRTPVREALQRLSQEGLVELLPNKGARVRVLSASEVREVYDVRALLEGEAAALAARNATQAELDGLERLLQALDALPKDDYNQQMQVDFDFHTALVEAAHNKTLARIYADLRSSLTLIRSFQRTLSQHPKTRQQHQAILSALKAHNPQQAAEAARAHVYNFRDLVMQSLQEQVWQ from the coding sequence ATGGCCCACTTTCAACGGCCCCACTCGGTGCGCGAAGCTGCCTACGCCCACCTGCGAGGGGCCATTCTGGCCGGTTCCTTGCTGCCGGGGACGCGCATTTCCGAGCCGGGGTTGGCCCAGGAACTCGGTATCAGCCGTACCCCCGTGCGGGAAGCCCTGCAGCGTTTGTCGCAAGAGGGCCTGGTGGAGCTACTACCGAACAAAGGGGCGCGGGTACGTGTCCTGTCGGCCAGCGAGGTGCGCGAGGTCTACGATGTGCGGGCCTTGCTCGAGGGCGAGGCGGCGGCTTTAGCTGCCCGCAATGCCACCCAGGCAGAACTGGATGGCCTCGAGCGGCTTTTGCAGGCCCTGGATGCGCTGCCTAAAGACGATTACAACCAGCAGATGCAGGTAGACTTCGACTTTCACACTGCGCTGGTCGAGGCGGCCCACAACAAAACTTTGGCCCGGATTTATGCCGACCTGCGCTCGAGCTTGACGCTCATTCGCTCCTTCCAGCGCACCCTTTCCCAACACCCCAAAACCCGCCAGCAGCACCAGGCCATTCTGTCGGCGCTCAAGGCCCACAACCCCCAACAAGCCGCCGAGGCAGCGCGGGCACACGTGTACAACTTCCGCGACCTGGTGATGCAAAGCCTCCAGGAGCAGGTCTGGCAGTAG